A part of Mycolicibacterium sp. TUM20985 genomic DNA contains:
- a CDS encoding HAD family hydrolase has translation MPAPVTIDARHHDAVLFDMDGVLTDTASVHAVAWTELFDGFLARRPSRPGEDHSPFTAADYRAHVDGKPREDGIIDFLAARGISLPLGSATDTGADTVWGLAAAKQHSFERLLDTGLTVFESTVALVRNLRDLGFGVALYTSSRNCGRVLHAARLDDLFAVCVDGLLTEALGLPGKPDPAVLLEAADRLSVRPDRCVVVDDGRSGLAAGRKGGFAMMIGVARTDGAHDELLAAGADAVVRDLAEVRVTGPR, from the coding sequence GTGCCCGCCCCCGTGACCATCGACGCTCGCCACCACGACGCCGTGCTCTTCGACATGGATGGGGTACTCACCGACACCGCGTCCGTACACGCCGTCGCGTGGACGGAACTATTCGATGGGTTCCTGGCCCGACGCCCATCCCGGCCCGGGGAAGACCACTCACCGTTCACGGCCGCCGACTATCGCGCGCACGTCGACGGCAAACCCCGCGAGGACGGCATCATCGACTTCCTCGCAGCCCGGGGCATTTCACTGCCTCTGGGGTCGGCGACCGACACGGGCGCGGACACCGTGTGGGGACTGGCCGCGGCAAAGCAACACAGTTTCGAGCGGCTCCTCGACACCGGACTGACCGTCTTCGAGTCCACAGTCGCGTTGGTCCGCAACCTCCGCGACCTGGGGTTCGGCGTCGCCCTATACACGTCGAGCCGAAACTGTGGCCGGGTACTCCATGCGGCGCGGCTCGACGACCTGTTCGCGGTCTGCGTCGACGGGCTGCTCACCGAGGCGCTCGGACTACCCGGAAAGCCCGATCCCGCGGTGCTTCTGGAAGCGGCGGACAGACTCTCGGTTAGACCGGACCGCTGCGTCGTCGTCGATGACGGCAGATCGGGATTGGCCGCAGGGCGCAAGGGAGGGTTCGCGATGATGATCGGCGTCGCCCGCACCGACGGTGCTCACGATGAGCTGCTCGCAGCCGGTGCCGACGCCGTCGTCCGCGATCTCGCCGAGGTGAGGGTCACGGGCCCCCGGTGA
- a CDS encoding Rv1733c family protein — translation MQTFTIHLGRSFLRRLFGRHPLVRTSDRVEALAVVLAVLLAMVAIPVVGAMGTAIHETRSLVYAEEALTRHVLKATAIEHSEVVPYGNAVDLNVKARWNAFGGNHIEVVPVTSAVKAGDLVDVWVDEGGRQVSAPSPSGRAGEEALGAAVLVWLGVVGTMVGCVMLSRRRLNRTRYAAWDRDLRMLSGGGRFTGGP, via the coding sequence ATGCAGACCTTCACCATCCACCTGGGCCGCAGCTTCCTACGGCGGTTGTTCGGGCGGCATCCTCTGGTTCGGACCAGCGACCGGGTCGAGGCACTGGCCGTCGTCCTCGCCGTGTTGCTGGCAATGGTCGCAATACCCGTGGTGGGCGCGATGGGAACGGCGATCCACGAAACGCGATCACTGGTCTACGCCGAAGAGGCGCTGACTCGACACGTGCTGAAGGCCACCGCGATCGAGCACTCCGAAGTGGTTCCGTACGGCAACGCGGTCGACCTCAATGTGAAGGCGCGATGGAATGCGTTCGGCGGCAACCACATCGAGGTGGTTCCTGTCACCAGTGCGGTCAAGGCCGGCGACCTCGTCGACGTCTGGGTGGACGAGGGTGGCCGTCAGGTGTCGGCGCCGAGCCCGTCCGGCCGCGCAGGTGAGGAGGCCCTTGGCGCCGCGGTACTGGTGTGGCTGGGCGTCGTCGGAACCATGGTCGGCTGCGTCATGTTGTCTCGGCGGCGGCTGAATCGGACTCGCTACGCCGCATGGGACCGCGATCTCCGGATGCTCTCCGGTGGCGGGCGATTCACCGGGGGCCCGTGA
- a CDS encoding universal stress protein, with protein MPTDSSAPVVVGIDGSDASTDAALWAIDEAISRDVALLLVHVIPVAHAPEEPIDPTMLEGEYAETALRAASAVVAAADRPVKVETEIIWGRPDLAMLEMSRRASMVCVGSVGIGFIARRFLGSTAAALAERAHCPVAILRSPHQVSSAGTDWIVVPVDASPGNADVVEFAMDEARLRHAPVLAVGVWDDDFGDTSYDDLDQRVSEMTRRHPGVHVYPVATRSRVAGFLADNHGESIQLAVLGANVAGQVAQIIGPHSRPLIAHGECSVVVVR; from the coding sequence ATGCCGACCGATTCTTCTGCACCCGTGGTGGTCGGCATCGACGGTTCGGATGCCTCGACCGACGCGGCGCTCTGGGCCATCGACGAAGCGATCTCCCGCGACGTTGCGCTGCTCCTGGTTCACGTCATCCCCGTGGCTCACGCCCCGGAGGAACCGATCGACCCGACCATGCTCGAGGGCGAGTATGCCGAGACCGCGCTGCGCGCAGCGTCAGCCGTGGTCGCCGCCGCCGACCGTCCGGTCAAGGTAGAGACCGAAATCATCTGGGGTCGACCGGATCTGGCAATGCTCGAGATGTCCAGACGGGCATCGATGGTGTGCGTGGGTTCGGTGGGCATCGGGTTCATCGCCCGGCGGTTCCTCGGATCGACGGCAGCCGCGTTGGCCGAACGAGCCCACTGCCCCGTTGCCATCTTGCGATCACCACATCAGGTTTCGAGTGCGGGAACCGATTGGATCGTCGTGCCGGTCGATGCGTCCCCCGGCAACGCCGATGTCGTCGAGTTCGCAATGGACGAGGCTCGACTGCGGCACGCGCCGGTCCTCGCCGTCGGCGTGTGGGACGACGACTTCGGCGATACCTCCTACGACGATCTCGATCAGCGGGTCAGCGAGATGACGCGGCGCCACCCCGGCGTGCACGTCTATCCCGTGGCGACGCGGTCTCGGGTCGCGGGCTTCCTCGCCGACAATCACGGCGAGTCCATCCAGCTAGCCGTCCTCGGCGCCAATGTAGCCGGGCAGGTGGCGCAGATCATCGGCCCTCACAGCCGTCCGCTGATCGCGCACGGCGAGTGCTCGGTCGTGGTCGTTCGCTAG
- a CDS encoding GNAT family N-acetyltransferase: protein MITSRPSSLTLIDGASVLIRQLEPDDYDAVVALSDTLSDTERYMRFFTTHPGYLDQWARTLTTRSDEQCALGVFEDDALIGTASYVLTVEPGCAEVSVVIAHLQHARGVGTALLRTLGRIAADDGIHHLVADVLAENSSMRRVITDGGWPCTQRLDGSVLSIRVDLDAIHDEGAD from the coding sequence GTGATCACGAGCCGGCCGTCATCGCTCACCCTCATCGACGGCGCCAGCGTCCTCATCCGTCAGCTCGAGCCCGATGACTACGACGCGGTCGTCGCATTGTCGGACACCCTCAGCGACACGGAGCGCTACATGCGTTTCTTCACGACACATCCCGGCTACCTCGACCAGTGGGCCCGCACGCTCACCACCCGCTCCGACGAGCAGTGCGCGCTCGGCGTCTTCGAGGACGATGCGCTGATCGGCACGGCGAGTTACGTCTTGACCGTGGAGCCCGGCTGCGCCGAGGTATCCGTCGTCATCGCGCACCTGCAGCACGCACGCGGTGTCGGAACAGCGCTCCTCCGCACACTCGGCCGCATCGCAGCCGACGACGGCATCCACCATCTGGTGGCCGACGTGCTCGCCGAGAACAGTTCGATGCGCCGAGTCATCACCGACGGTGGTTGGCCCTGTACTCAGCGGCTCGACGGGTCCGTCCTGAGCATCCGCGTTGACCTCGACGCCATCCACGACGAGGGCGCCGACTAG
- a CDS encoding Acg family FMN-binding oxidoreductase produces MSSSFPENETVHTALSLAARAPSVHNTQPWRWRVGDESLHLFAEPSLQLQHTDPDSRDLIISCGAALNHLTLALAALGWQTKIHRFPNAGDPYHLAAIEVQPWTPSEVDVALAAAIPRRRTDRRLYSPWPVPHGDVALMGARAARAGVTVRRIDTAADLKVLLANAVHEHINDTEYLTELAVWSGRHASTAGVPARSTPVSEPDAQVPGRFFAGAALAQPPGASVDDDHGILVGLGTVEDDVLARLRAGEATSLVLLTATAVGMATCPVTEVLEVPATRDAVRAEVFGLKAFPQMLIRVGWAPVNADPLPATPRRPLADTVTMLDGSPFG; encoded by the coding sequence ATGAGCTCGAGTTTCCCAGAAAACGAAACCGTGCACACCGCTTTGTCGTTGGCCGCGCGAGCGCCGTCGGTACACAACACCCAGCCGTGGCGGTGGCGCGTCGGCGACGAGAGCCTGCACCTCTTCGCGGAGCCGTCCCTGCAGCTGCAACACACCGATCCCGACAGTCGCGATCTGATCATCAGCTGCGGAGCGGCACTCAACCACCTCACACTGGCGCTGGCGGCCTTGGGCTGGCAGACCAAGATTCACCGCTTCCCCAATGCGGGTGATCCCTATCATCTTGCCGCGATCGAGGTGCAACCTTGGACGCCCAGTGAAGTGGATGTGGCTCTCGCCGCGGCGATTCCACGTCGCCGTACCGATCGCCGGTTGTACAGCCCCTGGCCCGTGCCGCACGGTGACGTCGCACTGATGGGAGCGCGCGCGGCTCGAGCGGGAGTCACCGTCCGGCGTATCGACACCGCTGCCGACCTGAAGGTGTTGCTGGCCAACGCGGTCCACGAACACATCAACGACACCGAGTATCTCACCGAGTTGGCGGTGTGGAGCGGACGTCACGCCTCGACTGCGGGTGTACCGGCGCGAAGTACGCCGGTCTCGGAACCCGACGCGCAGGTCCCCGGTCGATTCTTCGCCGGTGCGGCGTTGGCCCAGCCGCCCGGGGCCAGTGTGGATGACGATCACGGAATACTGGTGGGGCTGGGCACCGTCGAGGATGACGTGCTCGCGCGATTACGGGCAGGTGAGGCGACGAGCCTGGTGTTACTGACGGCAACGGCGGTCGGGATGGCCACCTGCCCGGTGACAGAGGTGCTCGAGGTACCGGCGACCCGTGATGCCGTCCGGGCGGAAGTCTTTGGTCTGAAGGCCTTTCCACAGATGCTGATTCGCGTGGGCTGGGCGCCGGTGAACGCCGATCCGCTCCCGGCCACGCCGCGCCGCCCATTGGCCGACACCGTGACGATGCTGGACGGTTCACCCTTCGGGTGA
- a CDS encoding pyridoxamine 5'-phosphate oxidase family protein, which produces MTAFDPDPVLELTTQEAWAKLASVTLGRLATSVGGQPEIFPVNFVVQRHTILLRTAEGTKLMSALINERVAFEADDHDVYEGWSVIVKGQAEILDDSADIAEAERAQVLPWIPTIKRRFLRITPHEISGRRFRFGGEPDDWSSPA; this is translated from the coding sequence ATGACGGCTTTCGATCCCGACCCCGTCCTCGAGCTGACGACGCAGGAGGCCTGGGCCAAGCTGGCCAGTGTCACGCTGGGGCGGCTGGCTACCAGCGTCGGGGGGCAGCCGGAGATCTTTCCAGTCAACTTCGTAGTGCAGCGGCACACCATCCTGTTGCGTACCGCGGAGGGCACCAAGCTCATGAGCGCACTGATCAACGAGCGGGTCGCGTTCGAAGCTGACGACCACGACGTCTACGAGGGGTGGAGCGTCATCGTCAAGGGCCAGGCAGAGATCCTCGACGACTCCGCCGACATCGCCGAGGCCGAACGTGCGCAGGTATTACCCTGGATCCCGACGATCAAGCGTCGCTTCCTGCGGATCACGCCCCACGAGATCAGTGGCCGGCGGTTCCGCTTCGGTGGTGAACCCGACGACTGGTCCAGTCCGGCCTGA
- a CDS encoding GAF domain-containing sensor histidine kinase: protein MGRMHEDLDELLASRDQMERLLQIFLEIGADLDLEATLSRIVTAAIELTGAEFGALGVRAPDGTLSSFVHSGMDAPTVAKIGHLPAGKGVLGLLLDTTDVIRLNDLTAHPTAVGLPEHHPPMAGFLGVPIIIRGDAFGSLYLTHSDPARVFDESDEVAARALATAAAVAIQNASLFERVRASAKWMQASREITTALLSGTESSVRPMWLIAERARELAKAEQAIVLVAADPDAPREEVTTLVVSTAVGVHADDVIGRQVPVEGSTTGAVFTSGRAVITDRFRHPIHSFTDVGERPAIVMPLRYEDDVIGVIAVARHESQPPFDSGELALIGDFAHHAAVALTLAAAGERIHELSIVADRERIAHDLHDHVIQRLFATGMHLQGTIARSHSPEVVERLNRTLDDLQATIEDIRTTIFGLQSPVRGKGFRQRVQHLFAGLTEDLATETRLHLSGPLTVVDGSLAEHAEAVLTELISNAVRHSGAGLITVDVAIADELVIQVIDDGHGIPADNQRHSGLSNVERRAEQAGGRCEVSSTAGLGTSVTWRAPLTGY, encoded by the coding sequence ATGGGCCGCATGCACGAGGACCTCGATGAGTTGCTGGCCAGCCGCGACCAGATGGAGCGGCTGCTCCAGATCTTCCTCGAGATCGGGGCTGATCTCGACCTCGAGGCGACGCTGTCGCGCATCGTGACCGCCGCCATCGAGCTGACCGGAGCCGAGTTCGGTGCGCTCGGCGTGCGGGCCCCGGACGGAACGCTGAGCTCCTTCGTGCACAGTGGGATGGACGCTCCGACGGTGGCGAAGATCGGCCACCTGCCCGCTGGCAAGGGGGTCCTGGGCCTCCTGCTGGACACCACCGACGTAATCCGGCTGAACGACTTGACCGCGCACCCGACGGCCGTCGGACTCCCGGAGCACCACCCCCCGATGGCCGGCTTCCTGGGCGTGCCGATCATCATCCGCGGGGACGCGTTCGGCAGCCTCTACCTCACGCACTCCGACCCCGCCCGAGTCTTCGACGAGTCGGACGAGGTCGCCGCGCGCGCCCTGGCCACGGCCGCCGCCGTCGCCATTCAGAACGCGAGCCTCTTCGAGCGGGTGCGTGCGAGTGCGAAGTGGATGCAGGCCAGCCGCGAGATCACCACGGCTCTGCTCTCCGGAACGGAGTCTTCCGTCAGGCCTATGTGGCTGATCGCCGAGCGAGCCCGCGAGCTCGCCAAGGCGGAGCAGGCGATCGTCCTGGTCGCCGCCGACCCCGACGCGCCGCGGGAGGAGGTGACGACCCTCGTCGTGTCGACCGCAGTGGGTGTGCACGCGGACGACGTCATCGGACGGCAGGTACCGGTCGAGGGGTCGACCACGGGCGCGGTGTTCACCTCGGGCCGTGCGGTGATCACCGACCGCTTCCGGCATCCGATCCACAGCTTCACCGACGTGGGCGAGCGGCCGGCGATCGTGATGCCGCTGCGGTACGAGGACGACGTCATCGGCGTCATCGCCGTGGCCCGGCACGAGAGTCAGCCGCCGTTCGACAGCGGCGAGCTCGCGCTGATCGGCGACTTCGCCCACCACGCGGCGGTGGCGCTGACCCTCGCGGCAGCGGGCGAGCGGATTCACGAGCTCAGCATCGTGGCCGACCGCGAGCGCATCGCCCACGATCTGCACGATCACGTCATCCAGCGACTGTTCGCGACCGGCATGCACCTGCAGGGCACCATCGCCCGCTCGCACTCCCCCGAGGTCGTCGAACGCCTGAACCGTACCCTGGATGACCTGCAGGCCACGATCGAAGACATCCGCACCACCATCTTCGGACTGCAGTCACCGGTGCGCGGCAAGGGTTTTCGGCAGCGAGTTCAGCATTTGTTCGCAGGTCTCACCGAGGACCTCGCCACCGAGACGCGTCTGCATCTGTCCGGCCCACTCACCGTGGTCGACGGATCCCTCGCCGAACACGCCGAGGCCGTCCTCACCGAACTCATCAGCAACGCAGTGCGACATTCCGGCGCGGGCCTCATCACGGTGGACGTCGCCATCGCTGACGAGCTGGTCATCCAAGTCATCGATGACGGGCACGGCATCCCGGCCGACAACCAGCGCCACAGCGGTCTGTCCAACGTCGAACGCCGTGCCGAGCAGGCCGGTGGCCGTTGTGAAGTCTCGTCGACCGCGGGCCTGGGCACGTCGGTGACTTGGCGCGCACCGCTGACGGGATACTGA
- a CDS encoding P-type ATPase yields MKVQPLFLISTLVALIAGGVACLSGRTPLADGFWFAGTLVAVIPAIWWAMVGLRRGRVGVDVIAVLSLVGAMAVGEYLAGALVGLMLATGQTLDAAAERRATKDLRSLLAHAATTARRRAADGLEVIAGSAVMVNDLIVMGPGEVVPFDGRITTGSALLDDSVLTGESAPVERRAGEVIRSGAVNAGGAVEISAIASPVERRRRRGRTVAHASDTIPNATTHSTTRAIVRP; encoded by the coding sequence ATGAAAGTCCAACCGCTGTTCTTGATTTCGACCCTCGTGGCGCTCATCGCCGGCGGTGTCGCATGCCTGTCGGGACGCACGCCTCTCGCCGACGGGTTCTGGTTCGCCGGAACGTTGGTGGCCGTCATTCCAGCGATCTGGTGGGCGATGGTGGGGTTACGCCGCGGTCGGGTGGGGGTCGACGTCATCGCGGTGCTGTCACTCGTTGGTGCGATGGCCGTGGGCGAGTACCTCGCAGGCGCGCTGGTGGGCCTCATGCTGGCGACGGGCCAGACGCTGGACGCTGCGGCCGAACGGCGTGCCACGAAGGATCTGCGCAGCCTGCTCGCGCATGCCGCGACGACGGCGCGACGCCGCGCGGCCGACGGACTCGAGGTGATCGCGGGCAGCGCCGTCATGGTGAACGATCTGATCGTCATGGGCCCTGGCGAGGTCGTGCCCTTCGACGGCCGGATCACCACGGGCAGTGCGCTCCTCGACGATTCGGTGTTGACGGGCGAATCGGCGCCCGTCGAGCGACGAGCAGGTGAGGTCATCCGCAGCGGCGCCGTCAACGCCGGCGGCGCGGTCGAAATCAGTGCCATCGCCAGCCCCGTCGAGCGACGACGACGGCGAGGCAGGACCGTAGCTCACGCGAGCGACACGATCCCCAACGCGACGACGCACAGCACCACCAGGGCGATCGTCAGACCGTAG
- a CDS encoding Nramp family divalent metal transporter gives MAAPTAACGSVDILMLLRRKRVGLAALFAVVGPGLLAGLSDDDPAGITTYSVLGSNHGYQLLWVLLLSTIALILFHGLAARMGVVTGQGLIGLVRQRYGVRLGGGALIALVVANVGTTCAEFAGIAAGFELFGISRYISVPASAVIVSLLVLRGSFRRVEHFLLLLSTVFVAYIASGVLARPDWGAAGRGLLIPTMPTTGEAIAIITATVGTTLAPWGLSFIQSYAVDKKLRTEDLALVRIDVVTGAVLTGVIGFFVVVACAATLHRDGRSIHDAADAAVALQPLAGTAASQLFAVGLIGAAFLAASILPLSTAYSVCEYAGIEAAIDDTFHDAKTFYLTFGIVTVLGAVTVLIPNVPLVTILVATQVLNAVLLVPLLFAMVGIGRDRDLMGHFTIGRWGMVAYGLTIALVVLCVVALGIVSLA, from the coding sequence GTGGCCGCGCCGACGGCGGCATGCGGATCGGTCGACATCCTGATGCTGTTGCGTCGCAAGCGCGTCGGTCTGGCGGCGTTGTTCGCGGTGGTGGGACCGGGCCTGCTGGCTGGACTCTCCGACGACGATCCCGCGGGCATCACGACCTATTCGGTGCTCGGTTCCAATCATGGCTACCAGTTGCTCTGGGTTCTGCTGTTGTCCACCATCGCCCTCATCCTCTTCCACGGGCTTGCCGCGCGCATGGGTGTCGTCACGGGCCAGGGCCTCATCGGATTGGTTCGGCAACGCTACGGCGTCCGGCTGGGTGGCGGTGCGTTGATCGCGTTGGTCGTGGCCAACGTCGGGACTACCTGTGCCGAATTCGCTGGCATCGCTGCGGGTTTCGAACTATTCGGCATCAGCCGCTACATCAGCGTCCCGGCGTCCGCGGTGATCGTCTCTCTCCTCGTACTCCGAGGCAGCTTCCGTCGCGTCGAGCACTTCCTGCTGCTGTTGTCGACGGTGTTCGTGGCCTACATCGCGTCGGGTGTCCTCGCCCGGCCGGACTGGGGTGCCGCGGGGCGCGGGCTCCTGATCCCGACCATGCCCACGACCGGCGAGGCCATCGCGATCATCACCGCAACGGTGGGCACCACGCTCGCGCCGTGGGGGCTGTCGTTCATCCAGTCCTACGCCGTCGACAAGAAGTTGCGCACCGAAGACCTCGCGCTCGTCCGGATCGACGTGGTCACCGGCGCCGTCTTGACCGGCGTCATCGGATTCTTCGTCGTAGTGGCCTGTGCCGCAACCCTGCACCGCGACGGCCGCTCGATCCACGATGCGGCCGACGCCGCGGTCGCCCTCCAACCCCTCGCGGGCACAGCGGCCTCGCAGCTGTTCGCCGTCGGCCTGATCGGGGCGGCGTTCCTCGCGGCGTCGATCCTGCCCCTGTCGACGGCGTACTCGGTATGCGAGTACGCGGGTATCGAGGCGGCCATCGACGACACCTTCCACGACGCCAAGACCTTCTATCTGACGTTCGGCATCGTCACGGTCCTCGGAGCGGTGACCGTGCTCATCCCCAACGTTCCCCTGGTCACGATCCTGGTGGCCACTCAGGTCCTCAACGCCGTCCTCCTGGTGCCGCTGCTGTTCGCCATGGTCGGCATCGGACGTGACCGTGACCTGATGGGCCACTTCACCATTGGACGCTGGGGGATGGTTGCCTACGGTCTGACGATCGCCCTGGTGGTGCTGTGCGTCGTCGCGTTGGGGATCGTGTCGCTCGCGTGA